In the genome of Anabas testudineus chromosome 4, fAnaTes1.2, whole genome shotgun sequence, one region contains:
- the LOC113152491 gene encoding phospholipase A2 inhibitor and Ly6/PLAUR domain-containing protein-like — protein sequence MKLILSLTLIWMLFSTAAGALQCETCQDTKCSNSFVQNCSSESACVSAAVQGSGFGGTVQQLYKTCAPFVVCPFLGSQTYSVSTTGLSASASAQCCNTDKCNSATLNFTSAQSVNNLQCYSCDATNSNCSIRIQCKGVEDRCFRANVTVQSNTSLTMGCVSSNLCSLASNFNLPIVQRISNLTLRKRS from the exons ATGAAGCTGATCCTTTCTCTGACTCTCATCTGGATGCTCTTCAGCACAG CAGCTGGAGCACTCCAGTGTGAAACTTGTCAAGATACGAAGTGTTCGAACTCATTTGTACAAAACTGTAGTTCAGAGTCAGCGTGTGTGTCAGCTGCTGTTCAAG GCAGTGGATTTGGAGGTACAGTGCAACAACTCTACAAGACATGTGCTCCATTCGTGGTGTGTCCATTTCTAGGCTCTCAGACATATTCTGTCAGCACGACTGGTTTGAGCGCTTCTGCATCTGCTCAGTGCTGCAACACAGACAAGTGCAACTCAGCGACTCTAAACT tcaCTTCTGCTCAGTCAGTGAACAATCTTCAGTGTTACTCCTGTGATGCCACCAACTCCAACTGCTCCATTCGAATACAGTGTAAAGGAGTGGAGGACCGCTGCTTCAGAGCGAATG TGACTGTTCAATCCAACACTTCCCTGACTATGGGCTGTGTATCTTCAAACCTCTGTTCCCTTGCTTCCAACTTCAACCTACCTATAGTGCAGAGGATATCTAACCTCACCTTAAGAAAAAgatcatga